In Wenyingzhuangia fucanilytica, the following are encoded in one genomic region:
- a CDS encoding UxaA family hydrolase, protein MSVQYAQIDPKDNIIVAIQPLAKDTFVKVAGQSLLLKENIKQKHKFALHDFKVGDEIFMYGVLIGKAVLPISSGCAITIENVKHASSEYQENKEKYSWIAPDISNFKDRTFNGYHRKDGKVGTANYWLVIPLTFCENRNIDVLEGALSEKLGYETKKDFAVDTDALINQYKAGATAEELFNIPIITTKEEMSKNRVFPNVDGIKFLKHDGGCGGIRQDSETLCRLLAGYISNPNVAGATIFSLGCQNAQIEMLQNAIKDIAPNCDKPVHYLEQQQSKSERALIEEAVKHTFIGLTEANKITRQPAPLSKLVLGLECGGSDGFSGISANPALGYASDLLVALGGSPVLSEFPELNGVEQDIINRCVTEQDAKKFYNIMRAYSAAAVAVGSGFENNPSPGNIKDGLITDAMKSAGAAKKGGTSPVVEVLDYTEQVTKPGLNLLCTPGNDVESTTGLVGSGCNVVVFTTGLGTPTGNPVAPVLKMSSNTNLYERMNDIIDINAGTVITGEDTIQTMGEKILDHVISIASGETPSKAVLHGHNDFIPWKRGVSL, encoded by the coding sequence ATGTCAGTTCAGTACGCACAAATAGATCCAAAAGACAATATTATTGTGGCTATTCAGCCTTTAGCCAAAGATACTTTTGTAAAAGTAGCCGGTCAAAGTTTACTATTAAAAGAAAACATCAAACAAAAGCACAAGTTTGCTTTACATGATTTTAAAGTAGGTGATGAAATTTTTATGTATGGAGTACTTATTGGAAAAGCCGTTTTGCCAATTTCATCAGGATGTGCCATTACCATAGAAAACGTAAAACATGCATCATCAGAATATCAAGAAAATAAAGAAAAGTATTCTTGGATAGCTCCTGATATTTCTAATTTTAAAGACAGAACCTTTAATGGTTATCATAGAAAAGATGGAAAAGTAGGAACCGCCAACTATTGGTTAGTAATTCCATTAACTTTTTGTGAAAACAGAAATATTGATGTCTTAGAAGGTGCGCTTTCAGAAAAATTAGGATACGAAACTAAAAAAGATTTTGCCGTAGATACCGATGCTTTAATCAATCAATACAAAGCCGGAGCTACAGCAGAGGAACTTTTTAACATCCCCATTATTACAACCAAAGAAGAAATGTCTAAAAATAGAGTCTTCCCAAATGTTGATGGAATTAAGTTCTTAAAACACGATGGTGGTTGTGGAGGTATTCGTCAAGATTCTGAAACCTTGTGTAGATTACTAGCTGGATATATTTCAAACCCAAATGTGGCTGGAGCTACCATTTTTAGTTTGGGTTGTCAAAATGCCCAAATAGAAATGTTGCAAAATGCAATTAAGGACATTGCTCCTAATTGCGATAAACCAGTACATTACTTAGAACAACAACAAAGTAAGAGTGAACGTGCTTTGATTGAAGAAGCAGTTAAGCATACTTTTATTGGCTTAACAGAAGCTAATAAAATTACGAGACAACCAGCTCCATTAAGTAAATTGGTTTTAGGATTAGAGTGTGGTGGGTCAGATGGATTCTCTGGAATTTCTGCAAATCCTGCATTAGGATATGCTTCTGATTTATTAGTAGCTTTAGGTGGTTCTCCGGTTTTGTCAGAATTTCCAGAATTAAATGGTGTAGAACAAGACATTATTAATAGATGTGTTACAGAACAGGACGCAAAAAAGTTCTACAATATTATGAGAGCTTATTCAGCAGCAGCTGTAGCTGTGGGTTCTGGTTTTGAAAACAACCCTTCTCCAGGAAATATTAAAGATGGTTTAATTACCGATGCGATGAAATCTGCCGGAGCAGCCAAAAAAGGAGGAACTTCTCCTGTGGTAGAAGTGTTAGATTATACTGAGCAAGTAACCAAACCAGGATTAAATTTACTGTGTACACCAGGTAACGATGTTGAATCTACAACAGGTTTGGTTGGTTCAGGATGTAATGTTGTGGTGTTTACTACAGGTTTAGGAACTCCCACTGGAAATCCTGTAGCTCCTGTGTTAAAAATGTCAAGCAATACCAATTTGTATGAACGTATGAATGACATCATCGACATCAATGCTGGAACGGTTATTACAGGTGAGGATACGATTCAAACCATGGGAGAAAAAATATTAGATCATGTAATTAGCATAGCAAGTGGAGAAACTCCATCCAAAGCAGTATTGCATGGACATAACGATTTTATTCCTTGGAAAAGAGGGGTTTCTTTATAA
- a CDS encoding tagaturonate reductase — translation MKILNRTTANKPVQHPVRVMQFGGGNFLRAFCDWMFDVLNKTTDFNGSVAVIKPTKRGDYTELRTQEGLFHVALDGVRNGTLVSEVTLVESVRKVIQPYTEWNEYLALAEAPEMRFIVSNTTEAGIKFSDTDKQIDCPPHEFPAKLTLWLHHRFTHFNGAADKGCILLPCELIENNGVALQRTILEYIKFWNLGQEFAAWIVNHNYFCSTLVDRIVSGFPEARKLEIATQIGFNDDLLVAGEDYHSWVIKGPKLVQNELPFDKTDLNVQFVDDLSDYREMKVRVLNGAHTSLVPVGYLSGLRTVKESMDDALVSNHVLQVLSSEIKPTLTNFSESEVDAFINAVIDRFKNPTLKHFLLAISLNSTSKFQARLLPAFREYTALNGTFPKRIAFSLACMIRFYKGSFNNETIEINDDVQALEFFKTEWNKVNDGSQTLEALVQHTLANKTIVGDDLSTYKGLVAFVTDKIQEIENKGVKYCLENL, via the coding sequence ATGAAAATATTAAATAGAACAACAGCAAACAAACCTGTTCAACACCCTGTACGTGTGATGCAGTTTGGAGGAGGTAACTTTTTAAGAGCCTTTTGCGATTGGATGTTTGATGTGTTGAACAAAACAACAGATTTTAACGGAAGTGTTGCTGTAATAAAACCTACCAAGAGAGGTGATTATACAGAGTTAAGAACACAAGAAGGTTTGTTTCATGTAGCTTTAGATGGAGTTAGGAATGGAACATTAGTTTCAGAAGTTACTTTGGTAGAGTCTGTAAGGAAAGTGATTCAACCTTATACAGAATGGAACGAATATTTGGCTTTGGCAGAAGCCCCTGAAATGCGTTTTATAGTGTCTAACACTACTGAAGCTGGAATTAAATTTTCTGATACAGACAAACAAATAGATTGTCCTCCGCATGAATTTCCTGCAAAATTAACCCTGTGGTTACACCATAGATTTACTCATTTTAATGGAGCTGCAGACAAAGGTTGTATATTATTGCCTTGTGAGTTGATTGAGAATAATGGTGTAGCATTACAAAGAACCATTTTAGAATATATAAAGTTTTGGAATTTAGGTCAAGAGTTTGCAGCATGGATTGTAAATCACAATTATTTCTGTAGCACTTTGGTAGATAGAATTGTTTCTGGATTTCCAGAAGCTAGAAAACTTGAAATTGCTACACAAATTGGTTTTAATGACGATTTATTAGTCGCTGGAGAAGATTATCATAGTTGGGTAATTAAAGGGCCTAAATTGGTGCAAAATGAATTGCCATTTGACAAAACAGATTTAAACGTTCAGTTTGTAGACGATTTGTCTGATTATAGAGAAATGAAAGTTCGTGTATTAAACGGAGCACATACTTCTTTAGTTCCTGTAGGATATTTATCAGGATTAAGAACCGTAAAAGAAAGTATGGATGATGCTTTGGTGAGCAATCATGTTTTACAAGTATTGTCATCAGAAATAAAACCAACCTTAACCAATTTTTCAGAAAGTGAAGTAGATGCATTTATTAATGCGGTTATAGATCGTTTTAAGAACCCAACATTAAAACACTTTTTATTGGCCATCTCTTTAAATAGCACCTCTAAATTTCAAGCAAGATTATTACCTGCTTTTAGAGAATATACTGCCTTAAACGGAACTTTTCCTAAACGTATTGCTTTTTCATTAGCTTGTATGATTCGTTTTTACAAAGGAAGCTTTAACAACGAAACTATTGAGATAAATGATGATGTGCAAGCATTAGAATTCTTTAAAACAGAATGGAATAAGGTAAATGATGGAAGTCAGACTTTAGAAGCATTAGTACAACATACTTTGGCAAATAAAACAATTGTGGGTGATGATTTGTCTACCTACAAAGGATTGGTTGCTTTTGTAACAGATAAAATTCAAGAAATAGAAAATAAAGGAGTGAAATATTGCCTTGAAAATTTATAA
- a CDS encoding amidohydrolase family protein, translating to MNIDSHQHFWKYEPVKHSWIDDEMAVIRKDFMPSDLKKIYQKNNIDGCVAVQADQTLAETDFLLDLATKNDFIKGIVGWVDFRADNIDEVLKHYSQFDKVKGFRHVVQGEADHNFLLRPNFLNGIAKLEQYNFTYDILVFPHQLGAVLEFVQAFPNIKFVIDHIAKPYIKDGYYDGWALLMKEIASHPNVYCKLSGMITEADYKSWTYNQLLPYMNLVLDAFGTDRILFGSDWPVCLVAGNYEKVKKITTDFIAQLTIEEQQAIMGLNAVKFYNL from the coding sequence ATGAATATAGATTCACATCAACATTTTTGGAAATACGAACCCGTAAAACATAGTTGGATAGACGATGAAATGGCGGTTATTCGTAAAGATTTTATGCCGTCAGATTTAAAAAAAATTTATCAAAAAAACAACATAGATGGATGTGTGGCTGTACAAGCAGATCAAACATTAGCAGAAACAGATTTCTTGTTAGACTTAGCTACGAAAAACGATTTTATCAAAGGAATTGTTGGCTGGGTAGATTTTAGAGCAGATAATATTGATGAAGTACTAAAACATTACAGTCAGTTTGATAAAGTAAAAGGGTTTCGTCATGTAGTTCAAGGAGAAGCAGATCATAATTTTTTGTTAAGACCTAATTTTCTAAACGGAATAGCTAAGCTAGAACAATACAATTTTACCTACGATATTTTGGTGTTTCCACATCAATTAGGAGCGGTGTTAGAATTTGTACAAGCATTTCCAAATATCAAATTTGTGATAGATCATATTGCAAAACCTTACATTAAAGATGGTTATTATGATGGTTGGGCATTACTTATGAAAGAAATAGCAAGCCACCCTAATGTATATTGCAAATTATCTGGAATGATTACCGAAGCAGATTACAAATCATGGACTTACAACCAATTACTACCATATATGAACTTGGTTTTAGATGCATTTGGAACAGATAGAATTTTATTCGGATCTGATTGGCCTGTGTGTTTGGTTGCAGGGAATTATGAAAAAGTAAAAAAAATAACCACCGATTTTATTGCACAATTAACCATAGAAGAGCAGCAAGCTATTATGGGATTAAACGCTGTAAAATTTTACAATTTATAA
- a CDS encoding SDR family oxidoreductase, with protein MDLKLKDKVVVVTGAAGIKGSIGETIVQSLANEGAIPVIVCRNDRGFGYEKELQDRGIDALFVKTDLSDYKQIEAAAKVIEKKYGKIDALINNVGVNDGVGLEGSMEDFMYSLKLNMVSYFAMTKYCLPMLKKAKGNILNIGSKVALTGQGATSGYAASKGGIFGLTREWAVDLIKFGIRSNAIVIAESWTPAYDAWIKTLENGEEKLNSIVEKIPLENRMTMPDEIADQCLFTISEKSSHTTGQFITVDGGYVHLDRSLLTE; from the coding sequence ATGGATTTAAAATTAAAAGATAAAGTAGTTGTAGTAACAGGAGCTGCAGGGATTAAAGGAAGTATAGGAGAAACCATTGTTCAATCTTTGGCCAATGAAGGTGCTATTCCTGTAATTGTTTGTAGAAATGACAGAGGTTTTGGTTATGAAAAAGAATTGCAAGACAGAGGTATTGATGCTTTGTTTGTAAAAACTGATTTATCTGATTATAAACAAATAGAAGCAGCAGCTAAAGTTATTGAAAAAAAATACGGAAAAATTGATGCCTTAATTAACAATGTGGGGGTGAATGATGGGGTTGGTTTAGAAGGTTCTATGGAGGATTTTATGTATTCTTTAAAATTAAATATGGTAAGCTATTTTGCCATGACTAAATATTGTTTACCAATGCTTAAAAAAGCAAAAGGGAATATTTTAAATATTGGGTCTAAAGTAGCCTTAACTGGACAAGGAGCAACTTCAGGGTACGCAGCTTCAAAAGGAGGAATATTTGGTTTGACTCGTGAGTGGGCTGTTGATTTAATTAAATTTGGGATTCGTTCTAATGCAATTGTCATTGCAGAGAGTTGGACTCCAGCTTATGATGCTTGGATCAAAACTTTAGAAAATGGAGAAGAAAAATTAAATTCAATTGTAGAAAAGATTCCATTAGAAAACAGAATGACTATGCCTGATGAAATAGCTGATCAATGCCTATTTACTATTTCAGAAAAATCATCACACACTACAGGACAATTTATTACTGTTGATGGAGGTTATGTACATTTAGACAGATCTCTATTAACAGAATAA
- the fucP gene encoding L-fucose:H+ symporter permease — protein MNITTKKSVVSKELLFPFIIITSLFALWGIANDLTNPMVSAFKKVMPELSNMQASLVQFAFYFGYFFMALPAALFIRKFSYKSGILLGLGLYAIGAFLFYPAAAFQEFNYFLVSLWIITCGLAFLETTSNPLILALGDKETATQRLNLAQAFNPIGSLMGMIVAQQFVISALRSDDKNETGELVYDTLSESAKAIVRENDLGVISVPYIILGLVVLAITVVIIFTKIPKTAEEDKMSLSESFKILFTNNNYVQGVIAQAFYVGAQIMCWTYIFQYVDNINESLPENEALTATWFNVAAMVIFLSGRWIGTGMMKTMNPSRVLMMFGFGGVIFAAGAILLPGTVGLYSLVLISLFMSIMFPTIYGIALKDMGDEAKIGSAGLVMAIVGGALMPVLQGSILDWGGSGFSDIKILGYIPEVNFSFILPLICLTVVTRYGYITYKKSK, from the coding sequence ATGAATATTACAACTAAAAAGTCTGTGGTAAGCAAGGAATTGTTATTTCCGTTTATCATCATTACCTCTTTATTTGCTTTGTGGGGAATAGCAAATGATTTAACCAATCCGATGGTCTCTGCCTTTAAAAAAGTAATGCCAGAATTATCTAATATGCAAGCATCGTTAGTACAGTTTGCATTTTACTTTGGTTATTTTTTTATGGCTTTACCCGCAGCGTTATTTATTAGAAAATTTAGTTATAAATCAGGAATTCTTTTAGGTTTAGGTTTGTATGCTATTGGAGCCTTTTTATTTTATCCTGCTGCAGCTTTTCAGGAATTTAATTATTTTTTAGTCTCTCTTTGGATTATTACTTGTGGTTTGGCATTTTTAGAAACCACTTCTAATCCTTTAATCTTAGCTTTAGGAGATAAAGAAACCGCAACACAACGTTTAAATTTAGCTCAAGCTTTTAATCCAATAGGTTCTTTAATGGGAATGATTGTAGCGCAACAATTTGTGATTTCTGCATTAAGATCTGATGATAAAAATGAAACTGGAGAATTGGTTTATGATACCTTGTCTGAATCTGCTAAAGCAATAGTAAGAGAAAATGATTTGGGAGTAATTAGTGTTCCTTATATCATTTTAGGATTGGTTGTATTGGCGATAACAGTAGTAATTATTTTTACAAAAATTCCTAAAACTGCAGAGGAAGATAAAATGAGTTTATCGGAATCTTTTAAAATATTATTTACTAATAATAATTATGTTCAAGGAGTTATTGCTCAAGCATTTTATGTGGGAGCGCAAATTATGTGTTGGACATATATTTTTCAATACGTAGATAATATTAATGAGAGTTTACCAGAAAATGAAGCATTAACTGCTACTTGGTTTAACGTAGCAGCCATGGTTATCTTTTTATCAGGTAGATGGATTGGAACAGGAATGATGAAAACAATGAATCCTTCTAGAGTCTTAATGATGTTTGGTTTTGGAGGTGTTATATTTGCGGCAGGTGCTATTTTATTACCCGGAACTGTAGGATTATATTCTTTGGTATTAATTTCTTTGTTTATGTCTATTATGTTTCCAACTATTTACGGAATTGCCTTAAAAGATATGGGAGATGAAGCTAAAATTGGATCTGCGGGTTTAGTTATGGCCATTGTAGGTGGTGCATTAATGCCAGTATTACAAGGAAGTATTTTAGATTGGGGAGGATCAGGATTTTCTGATATAAAAATCCTAGGATATATTCCTGAAGTAAATTTCTCTTTTATTTTACCATTAATTTGTTTGACCGTGGTTACTAGATACGGTTATATAACCTATAAAAAATCAAAATAA
- a CDS encoding L-rhamnose mutarotase: MSTKRFCLTCDLKDDSKLIAEYKEYHAAGNAWPEITKSIKDAGIVDMQIYLSGNRMFMIMECNETFDPNKKAEMDANNPKVQEWEQLMWKYQQALPWAKNGEKWIEMEKVFQL; the protein is encoded by the coding sequence ATGAGTACAAAAAGATTTTGTTTGACTTGCGATTTAAAAGATGACTCTAAGTTAATAGCTGAATATAAAGAGTACCATGCGGCAGGTAATGCTTGGCCAGAAATTACAAAAAGCATTAAAGATGCTGGAATTGTTGATATGCAAATTTATTTGTCTGGAAATAGGATGTTTATGATTATGGAATGTAACGAAACTTTTGATCCAAATAAAAAAGCTGAAATGGATGCTAACAATCCTAAAGTGCAAGAGTGGGAACAATTAATGTGGAAATATCAACAAGCTCTTCCTTGGGCTAAAAATGGAGAAAAATGGATTGAAATGGAAAAAGTGTTTCAATTATAA
- a CDS encoding hybrid sensor histidine kinase/response regulator transcription factor: MHKIISKFIFLIVICLFCSQSKLIAQTPIYFQHLTTNNGLSQNDVNSIYQDNQGFMWIATHDGLNKYDGYGFKVYNPDSKNSKSINSNLIYALTADNNGDLWLGTTGNGLNYFNKTLETFTHFTHEEGNSKSLSSNHITALYLDKNNMLWIGTNDGINLLDLNKPLDDVSFKHFNINQEKLVFNKDKNTIFSIFEDSKNQLWIGGTDGLYKLSRDNNGEVYFKLINEKIGLPNLSIRSINEDTYGRLIIGSNKGLFLLDGNEESHKTNKVCDGFFNVIAILDNHIWAGTNNGLLYFNSTNKNKLPELKDRYVYNPRNPNSISKNIVKSLFVDHTGIVWVGTNGGGVNKFDPDRKHFRHIRKTLDPKSLSYDKIRAMFEDSNGTLWIGTEGGGLNMILKENIDENYNHFKTFESILKPFALAEIKKGNDKKIFIGAESTPGLFILDISDPNNINEKNIKEEKDITHSVFSILEDSHKNVWIGTYNGGLHRWLYQGDDTPYKKEVFFHSNKDSSSISSNIIRNIYEDSKKNIWFATADGLSLLPQKEISLSKPKFQSFKHQSENKESISHNYILELYESKDSVMWIGTFGGGLNKYIPSTNGKLGHFITYDDHNGLPNNIIKGILEDDHHNLWLSTNKGLSKFNPKQETFKNYDVNDGLQNNEFQELARLKRKNGEMLFGGINGFNVFYPEDIIDNSYEAETVITELSITNKPVKIGDEINGRILLNKAINDIQEIELKYSENSFSFEFAALHYAAPLKNKFAYMLEGFDKDWIYTTSKKRFATYTNIAPGTYTLKVKASNNDGIWDSTPKELKIEVIPPFYLTKIAYVVYLLLFVLVLLLYRRFTIIKTTKKHQLELNHLENEKNEELQRIKLEFFTNISHEFRTPLTLIKGPIEFLQKNGENLNQKELQEQYALMQKNSSYLMRLVNQLLDFRKINQGKMSLVVRKSNIVTFIKEVAEPFQFLSHKQVIDFQVKASNQNIISWFDHTALEKIINNLLSNAFKFTPEHGTVVVEISDGKEIDNTSVVIIKVIDSGEGISENRLQNIFERFYIEEDKHKNNPQGAGIGLAFTKSLVELHRGTIQAISNENEGTQFIVKLPMDKVTYLNVPEIVCKEETDGDFLMRSSEKESFAIDINDELLDDNITKSRSKLPILLIVDDNADIRSFIKQVLGKEYEIYEAENGEEGFNVASKVIPNIIITDLLMPIMDGLQFCEKLKTTKTTSHIPVIMLTAKISQESELKGLKNGADDYIRKPFDTELLKIKLKNIIKNRDILRKRFNREINLQPKEVTVTSTDELFLQQAIDIVEKHMMNTDFSVEMLVKEMGHSRSNLYLKFKEITGLSSSEFIRNIRLKRAVQLFEQSDLSVKEIMYMTGFNTASYFAKCFKKQFGVIPSEYVRQSDRKDQTE, encoded by the coding sequence ATGCACAAAATTATTTCAAAATTCATTTTTTTAATCGTTATATGTTTATTCTGTTCTCAAAGTAAATTAATAGCACAGACTCCTATTTATTTTCAACATCTAACCACTAATAATGGTTTGTCTCAAAATGATGTTAATAGTATATATCAAGATAATCAGGGGTTTATGTGGATTGCAACTCATGATGGATTAAATAAATATGATGGATATGGTTTTAAGGTTTATAATCCAGATTCTAAAAACTCAAAAAGTATAAATAGTAATTTAATTTATGCACTAACTGCTGATAATAATGGAGATTTATGGTTGGGTACTACAGGAAATGGATTAAACTATTTTAATAAAACACTAGAAACGTTTACTCATTTTACTCACGAAGAAGGAAATTCAAAAAGCCTAAGTAGTAACCATATAACTGCTCTTTATTTAGATAAAAATAACATGTTATGGATAGGTACTAATGATGGAATAAATTTGTTAGATCTTAATAAACCTCTTGACGATGTAAGCTTTAAACATTTTAATATTAACCAAGAAAAATTAGTTTTTAATAAAGATAAAAACACCATTTTTTCAATATTTGAAGACAGTAAAAATCAATTATGGATAGGCGGGACAGATGGACTGTATAAGTTGTCTAGAGATAACAATGGCGAAGTTTATTTTAAACTAATAAATGAGAAAATAGGATTACCTAATTTGTCTATTAGAAGTATAAATGAAGATACTTATGGAAGATTAATAATAGGTAGTAATAAAGGGTTGTTTTTACTTGATGGAAATGAGGAGTCTCACAAAACTAATAAAGTTTGTGATGGATTTTTTAACGTCATCGCTATTTTAGATAATCACATATGGGCAGGAACAAATAACGGACTTCTGTATTTTAATAGTACTAATAAAAATAAGCTTCCAGAGCTTAAAGATCGTTATGTTTATAATCCACGTAACCCTAACAGTATTAGTAAAAATATTGTAAAATCTTTATTTGTAGATCATACAGGAATTGTATGGGTAGGTACCAATGGAGGAGGAGTTAATAAGTTTGATCCTGACAGAAAACATTTTAGACATATCAGAAAAACACTAGATCCTAAAAGCCTTAGTTATGACAAGATTAGAGCGATGTTTGAAGATAGTAACGGTACGTTGTGGATTGGTACAGAAGGAGGAGGTTTAAACATGATTTTAAAAGAAAATATTGATGAAAATTATAATCATTTTAAAACTTTCGAATCTATTTTAAAGCCATTTGCTTTAGCAGAGATAAAAAAAGGAAACGATAAAAAAATATTTATCGGAGCTGAATCTACACCAGGGTTATTTATTTTAGATATTTCAGACCCCAACAATATCAATGAAAAGAATATTAAAGAAGAAAAAGATATTACTCATAGTGTTTTTTCCATTTTAGAAGATAGCCATAAAAATGTTTGGATAGGTACTTATAACGGAGGATTACATCGATGGTTGTACCAAGGAGATGATACTCCATATAAAAAGGAAGTGTTTTTTCATTCAAATAAAGATTCTTCAAGTATTTCTAGTAATATTATTCGTAATATTTATGAAGACAGTAAAAAAAACATATGGTTTGCAACGGCAGATGGATTAAGCTTATTACCTCAAAAAGAAATCTCTTTATCAAAACCAAAATTTCAATCATTTAAGCATCAGTCAGAAAATAAAGAAAGTATTAGTCATAATTATATTTTAGAACTATACGAATCTAAAGACAGTGTGATGTGGATTGGTACTTTTGGAGGTGGCCTTAATAAATATATTCCCTCAACAAACGGAAAATTAGGTCATTTTATTACTTATGACGATCATAATGGTCTTCCAAATAATATTATAAAAGGTATTTTAGAAGATGATCATCACAACCTGTGGCTATCAACAAATAAAGGACTTTCTAAATTTAATCCAAAACAAGAAACTTTTAAAAACTATGATGTAAATGATGGTTTACAAAACAATGAGTTTCAGGAATTAGCTCGTTTAAAACGAAAAAATGGAGAAATGCTTTTTGGGGGGATTAATGGATTTAATGTGTTTTATCCAGAAGATATTATAGATAATAGTTATGAAGCTGAAACGGTGATTACTGAACTCTCCATAACCAACAAACCGGTTAAAATTGGAGATGAAATAAACGGGAGAATTTTGCTTAATAAAGCAATTAATGATATTCAAGAAATCGAATTAAAGTATAGTGAAAATAGTTTTTCTTTTGAATTTGCAGCACTTCATTATGCTGCTCCTCTAAAAAATAAATTTGCATATATGTTAGAGGGGTTTGATAAAGACTGGATATATACAACTTCAAAAAAACGTTTTGCAACATATACCAATATAGCACCAGGAACTTATACATTAAAGGTAAAAGCATCAAATAATGATGGAATATGGGATTCAACCCCTAAAGAACTTAAAATTGAGGTAATACCTCCTTTTTACTTAACAAAAATAGCATATGTTGTATATCTTCTTTTATTTGTTTTAGTGTTGTTGTTGTATAGAAGGTTTACCATCATTAAAACAACAAAAAAACATCAATTAGAACTTAATCATTTAGAGAATGAGAAAAACGAAGAATTGCAAAGAATAAAACTTGAATTTTTCACCAATATTTCTCATGAATTTAGAACTCCATTGACATTAATAAAAGGACCAATAGAGTTTTTGCAAAAAAATGGAGAAAATTTAAATCAAAAAGAATTGCAAGAGCAATATGCCTTAATGCAAAAAAACTCTAGTTATTTAATGCGTTTGGTAAATCAATTGTTAGATTTTAGAAAAATTAACCAAGGAAAGATGAGTTTGGTGGTACGTAAAAGTAACATTGTTACTTTTATAAAAGAAGTGGCAGAACCTTTCCAATTTTTATCTCATAAACAAGTTATAGATTTTCAGGTAAAAGCCTCAAATCAAAATATAATAAGTTGGTTTGATCATACGGCGTTAGAAAAAATCATAAATAACTTACTTTCTAATGCTTTTAAGTTTACTCCTGAACATGGTACTGTTGTGGTTGAAATTTCTGATGGTAAAGAGATTGATAATACATCGGTTGTTATTATAAAAGTGATCGATTCTGGAGAAGGTATCTCAGAAAATAGATTGCAGAATATTTTTGAAAGATTTTATATTGAGGAAGATAAGCATAAAAATAATCCTCAGGGTGCTGGTATTGGTTTGGCTTTTACAAAAAGCTTGGTAGAGCTTCATAGAGGTACAATACAAGCCATAAGTAATGAAAATGAAGGGACTCAGTTTATTGTTAAATTACCTATGGATAAAGTAACATATTTAAATGTTCCAGAAATTGTTTGTAAAGAAGAAACGGATGGTGATTTTTTAATGAGGTCTTCTGAAAAAGAATCTTTTGCCATAGATATTAATGATGAGTTATTAGATGATAATATCACAAAATCAAGATCTAAATTACCTATTTTATTAATTGTAGATGACAATGCTGATATTAGATCTTTTATTAAACAAGTGTTAGGTAAGGAATATGAAATTTATGAAGCCGAGAATGGGGAAGAAGGGTTTAATGTAGCTAGTAAAGTGATTCCTAATATTATTATTACAGATTTATTAATGCCAATAATGGATGGACTTCAGTTTTGTGAAAAACTAAAAACAACCAAAACAACAAGTCATATTCCAGTGATTATGTTAACTGCAAAAATTTCACAAGAAAGCGAATTAAAAGGGCTAAAAAATGGAGCCGATGACTATATAAGAAAACCTTTTGATACTGAACTGTTAAAAATAAAGTTAAAGAACATTATTAAGAACAGAGATATATTAAGAAAGCGTTTTAATCGTGAAATTAATTTACAACCAAAAGAAGTAACAGTAACTTCTACAGATGAACTTTTTTTACAACAAGCGATTGATATTGTTGAGAAACACATGATGAATACAGATTTTAGTGTAGAAATGTTGGTTAAAGAAATGGGGCATAGTCGAAGTAATTTATACTTAAAGTTTAAAGAAATTACAGGATTGTCTTCTAGTGAATTTATTAGAAATATTCGTTTAAAAAGAGCTGTTCAGCTATTTGAACAAAGTGATTTATCGGTAAAAGAGATTATGTATATGACAGGGTTTAATACAGCTTCTTATTTTGCCAAGTGTTTTAAAAAGCAATTTGGAGTTATTCCAAGTGAATATGTTAGACAAAGTGATCGTAAAGACCAAACAGAATAA